The following proteins are co-located in the Silene latifolia isolate original U9 population chromosome 1, ASM4854445v1, whole genome shotgun sequence genome:
- the LOC141601205 gene encoding uncharacterized protein LOC141601205: MGADRKKYVMSVEMAMQREMAFRKKLENPKAEECSNSSVIIPQRNPLHSQVQSSTLTQIPTALTPGLNQTALTPGLNQIPCRPTQVTIPNPRPAPLTGPTSAQAPPHMPNPPYPGVSRPAHVPSYRPNSPHPGITRPPRPAYQAHQHRKPPIHCQAKRVKVHSPEDFYCEVCKVDCTSEINFRMHLKGNKHKTILRNLQANKVLGGTTMSEANDKQLFCELCKIWCTDTNAFTLHLNGKNHFLKLHASEMKLKGPVGSTSMS, encoded by the exons ATGGGAGCTGACAGAAAGAAGTATGTGATGTCAGTAGAGATGGCAATGCAAAGGGAAATGGCATTTAGGAAAAAGCTGGAGAACCCGAAAGCAGAAGAGTGCAGTAACAGTTCAGTTATCATCCCTCAGAGAAATCCATTGCATTCTCAG GTACAGTCATCAACTTTGACCCAAATTCCGACAGCACTAACTCCGGGGCTCAATCAGACAGCACTAACTCCGGGGCTCAATCAGATTCCATGTCGTCCTACCCAAGTGACCATCCCCAACCCAAGGCCAGCTCCTCTCACTGGACCTACCTCTGCACAGGCTCCGCCACACATGCCCAACCCACCGTATCCTGGAGTAAGCCGACCTGCACACGTTCCGTCATACAGGCCCAACTCACCACATCCTGGAATAACCCGACCTCCAAGACCGGCGTATCAGGCCCATCAACACAGGAAACCACCAATCCATTGTCAAGCCAAACGCGTTAAAGTTCACTCACCAGAAGATTTCTACTGTGAGGTGTGTAAAGTTGACTGCACTAGTGAGATCAATTTCAGAATGCACCTGAAGGGTAATAAGCACAAGACTATTTTGAGAAACTTACAAGCTAACAAAGTTCTTGGAGGAACGACAATGTCCGAAGCAAATGATAAGCAGCTGTTCTGTGAATTGTGTAAGATCTGGTGCACTGATACTAATGCTTTTACCCTGCACCTTAATGGTAAGAACCATTTTCTGAAACTCCATGCTAGCGAGATGAAACTCAAAGGTCCTGTTGGCTCGACTTCAATGTCCTAG
- the LOC141601215 gene encoding uncharacterized protein LOC141601215, with the protein MGVDRKNYVMSAEIAMAREMAFKNKLQKLSMESSCSSTDPFHSQVPAQISSQRSGMPQGSVPPPFPRPHTGLTRTWTPILSTSQTSMSTPIWRPINPTDQKRKAPINPDHLAHLGTFYCLVCKIDCTTSYNLMMHYQGQRHMAKLLGQPMGKKIPSGSGSGSALSTAKDRLYCKFCGIWCKDEFVFRLHLQCKNHLLTLQEHEKNKKPRI; encoded by the exons ATGGGAGTAGACAGGAAGAATTATGTAATGTCAGCTGAGATTGCAATGGCAAGAGAAATGGCATTCAAAAACAAGCTTCAAAAATTGTCTATGGAGTCCAGTTGCAGCAGCACTGATCCATTCCATTCTCAA GTACCAGCACAAATCTCAAGTCAAAGATCTGGGATGCCTCAAGGTTCAGTACCGCCTCCATTTCCAAGACCCCATACGGGTCTGACCCGTACTTGGACCCCGATTCTCTCAACTAGTCAGACATCAATGTCAACCCCAATATGGAGGCCAATAAACCCAACTGATCAAAAAAGAAAAGCGCCAATAAATCCGGATCACCTAGCTCATTTAGGAACTTTCTACTGCTTAGTATGTAAAATTGACTGCACAACTTCCTACAATCTAATGATGCACTACCAGGGTCAACGGCACATGGCAAAGCTTTTGGGACAGCCTATGGGAAAGAAAATCCCGAGTGGAAGTGGAAGCGGAAGTGCATTGTCGACTGCCAAAGACCGGCTTTACTGTAAGTTCTGCGGGATTTGGTGTAAAGATGAGTTTGTTTTCAGGCTCCACCTCCAATGCAAGAACCATCTTCTTACACTCCAGGAACATGAGAAGAATAAGAAGCCAAGAATTTGA
- the LOC141601218 gene encoding putative LRR receptor-like serine/threonine-protein kinase At1g74360 gives MVDEESDLGRYGCIISLSFIMLILISGTVTKADTLTTMEESDRDNLLNLKSYLETKNKMNRGKYTQWNVHSKNPCNWTGISCDPDTRRVTGIDLSGCNIDGVISGNFSGLTELRDLDLSSNTLSVIPEGLSLCKNLKQLNLSHNTIGGQLNLTGFNSLEVLDLSLNKIGGEIRVSFPAVCSNLRVLNISSNNFTGSIDGCFDGCPKLEYLDISANHFSGSVWPGFARLKFFNVGENEFHGSILPEFFEGNCSLDVLDLSENGFFGEFPEEVSNCKNLTVLILGGSGFSGSIPESLGLLSSLQVLILGGNNFSREIPESLLKCKSLAFLDLGNNGFQNDIPEILGRFTQVKVLVLHGNNFTGGLISSGILQLPSILRLDLSINNFAGSLPVEISNMSSLQFLDLCFNQFSGEIPTEYGRLTQLQALDLSFNALTGSIPKSLGNLKSLLWLMLKNNSLTGEIPPELGNCSSLLWLNLANNNFQGKLPPELMNIGNNPMPTFLSNRREKLLPGSGECSAMKRWIPANYPPFSFAFALLTRKRCRDIWDRVLKGYGLFPMCRPGTNVQTLQISGYVQLSGNRFSGEIPPEIIRMRNFSMLHFAGNMFNGELPPQIGSLPLVVLNVSENNFSGTIPTEMGNMKCLQDLDLSQNNFSGIFPPSLSELNELNKFNVSFNPLLSGVIPSTGQLATFDKDSYLGDPLLVLPPFFSNLPKPSPKSQELHKRTTKLAAFLVIITLVLVMLIVGVVSILVYSIAKRPSENNSGYLLKDVTYAHDFTPTSSTSSSSFISDAVKIIRLDKTVFTYSDILKATCNFTDDRIIGRGGYATVYAGSLPDGRKVAVKKLQRGGIEGEREFRAEMEILSQHGINWPHPNLVNLYGWCLDGADKILVYEYMEGGTLDDFIADKTRLTWKMRVEIAIDVARALVFLHHECYPSIVHRDVKANNVLLDRDGKARVTDFGLARVVDVGETHVTTTVAGTVGYVAPEYGQTWQATTKGDVYSYGVLIMELATGRRAVDGGEECLLEWARRVIGENEEVELDHCVSPGLVVEAGAEEGTTEMGELLRIGLKCTAESPQARPNMKEVLSMLVKILGYENDVGNDPSFLSVVCTV, from the exons ATGGTAGACGAAGAATCTGATTTAGGTCGTTATGGTTGTATAATCTCACTTTCATTCATCATGTTGATTCTTATTTCAG GTACAGTAACCAAGGCAGATACTCTGACAACAATGGAAGAAAGTGACAGAGATAATTTACTGAATTTGAAGTCATATTtggaaacaaaaaacaaaatgaACAGAGGCAAGTACACACAATGGAATGTACACAGCAAAAACCCTTGCAATTGGACTGGAATTTCCTGTGATCCCGATACGCGTCGCGTCACCGGGATTGATCTTTCTGGCTGTAACATTGATGGGGTAATTTCTGGGAATTTTTCGGGTTTGACGGAACTAAGAGACCTTGATTTGTCTAGTAATACTTTGAGTGTGATTCCTGAGGGTTTGAGTTTGTGTAAAAATCTTAAGCAATTGAATTTATCACATAATACTATTGGTGGGCAGTTGAATTTAACTGGGTTTAACAGCTTGGAGGTGTTGGATTTGTCGCTTAATAAAATTGGGGGTGAAATTAGGGTTAGTTTTCCTGCAGTTTGCAGTAATTTGAGGGTGTTGAATATTTCTAGTAATAACTTTACTGGGTCTATTGATGGGTGTTTTGATGGGTGTCCTAAATTGGAGTATCTTGATATTAGTGCAAATCACTTTAGTGGGAGTGTATGGCCGGGTTTTGCTCGGTTGAAGTTCTTCAATGTGGGGGAGAATGAGTTTCATGGTTCGATTTTGCCGGAATTTTTTGAGGGGAATTGCAGCTTGGATGTTTTGGATTTGTCTGAGAATGGGTTTTTTGGGGAGTTTCCTGAGGAAGTTTCTAATTGTAAGAATTTGACAGTGTTGATTTTAGGTGGGAGTGGTTTCTCAGGGAGTATTCCTGAAAGTCTCGGTTTGTTATCTAGCCTTCAAGTGCTGATTTTGGGAGGAAATAATTTCTCAAGGGAGATACCAGAATCATTGCTGAAATGTAAGAGCTTGGCGTTTCTAGATCTTGGCAATAACGGGTTTCAGAATGACATACCGGAAATTCTAGGAAGATTTACTCAGGTGAAGGTTCTCGTTTTACACGGGAATAATTTCACTGGTGGATTAATTTCCTCGGGAATTCTGCAATTGCCTAGCATTTTGAGACTAGACCTCAGTATCAATAACTTTGCTGGTTCACTTCCTGTCGAAATTTCCAACATGTCATCGTTGCAATTCCTGGATTTATGTTTTAACCAATTTTCAGGAGAAATTCCCACTGAATATGGTCGTCTTACTCAACTTCAAGCTCTTGATCTCTCCTTCAACGCTTTGACAGGATCAATTCCGAAGTCTCTTGGGAATTTAAAGTCCCTTCTTTGGCTTATGCTCAAGAACAATTCCTTGACGGGTGAAATCCCGCCTGAGCTTGGAAATTGCAGCAGCTTGCTATGGTTAAATTTAGCGAACAACAATTTTCAGGGGAAACTACCTCCTGAGCTGATGAATATAGGAAATAACCCTATGCCTACTTTTCTTTCAAATCGGCGGGAAAAACTTCTGCCGGGGTCTGGTGAGTGCTCGGCAATGAAGAGATGGATACCAGCGAATTATCCCCCGTTTAGCTTTGCATTTGCTTTACTAACTAGAAAGCGTTGTAGAGATATATGGGATAGAGTACTTAAAGGGTACGGTCTATTCCCTATGTGTAGGCCTGGCACAAATGTTCAGACCCTTCAGATTTCTGGCTATGTTCAGCTGTCTGGCAATCGATTTTCTGGTGAAATACCGCCAGAGATTATTAGGATGAGGAATTTCAGTATGCTTCATTTTGCTGGTAATATGTTCAACGGTGAATTGCCTCCGCAAATTGGAAGTCTGCCTCTTGTTGTCTTGAATGTGTCCGAGAATAATTTCTCTGGTACAATTCCTACCGAGATGGGAAACATGAAATGTCTCCAAGATCTTGATCTATCTCAGAACAATTTCTCGGGGATCTTCCCGCCAAGCTTGAGTGAATTAAATGAATTAAACAAGTTCAATGTGTCGTTTAATCCACTTCTCTCCGGTGTCATTCCATCGACAGGGCAGCTTGCGACTTTTGACAAAGACTCCTATCTTGGTGACCCTCTTTTAGTCCTTCCACCTTTTTTCAGCAACTTGCCAAAACCATCTCCGAAAAGCCAAGAATTACATAAGAGGACAACGAAACTGGCTGCATTTCTGGTTATCATCACATTGGTGCTTGTTATGTTGATTGTTGGTGTGGTTTCTATATTGGTTTACAGCATAGCAAAGAGGCCGTCAGAGAATAACTCGGGTTATCTTCTAAAAGACGTTACATACGCGCATGATTTCACACCCACTTCAAGcacttcatcatcttcatttatCTCAGATGCTGTCAAAATCATCAGACTCGACAAAACAGTGTTCACATACTCCGACATCTTGAAAGCAACATGCAATTTCACAGACGACAGAATTATCGGTAGAGGTGGGTATGCAACAGTTTACGCTGGAAGCCTCCCTGATGGAAGAAAAGTAGCTGTAAAGAAACTACAAAGAGGAGGAATTGaaggggagcgagaatttcgtGCAGAAATGGAAATCCTAAGCCAACATGGGATCAACTGGCCTCATCCAAACCTTGTAAACCTCTACGGTTGGTGTCTTGATGGAGCCGACAAAATACTAGTCTACGAGTACATGGAGGGTGGAACCCTTGACGACTTCATTGCAGACAAAACAAGGCTAACATGGAAAATGCGTGTTGAAATTGCAATTGATGTGGCTCGTGCCCTCGTCTTCCTGCACCATGAATGCTACCCATCTATAGTACATAGGGATGTCAAGGCAAATAATGTACTACTAGACCGAGATGGCAAAGCTCGAGTCACTGATTTTGGGTTAGCCAGGGTGGTTGATGTCGGTGAGACCCATGTGACTACTACTGTGGCTGGAACCGTAGGGTATGTGGCCCCGGAATATGGACAGACATGGCAAGCTACTACAAAAGGTGATGTCTACAGCTACGGAGTTTTAATAATGGAGCTTGCGACAGGTAGGAGGGCCGTGGATGGTGGAGAAGAGTGTTTGTTAGAGTGGGCAAGGCGGGTGATTGGTGAAAACGAAGAGGTAGAATTGGACCATTGTGTAAGTCCAGGTCTAGTCGTAGAGGCTGGGGCAGAAGAAGGAACGACGGAGATGGGTGAATTGCTTCGGATTGGTTTGAAGTGTACAGCTGAGTCACCTCAAGCTAGGCCTAACATGAAGGAGGTTCTATCAATGTTGGTAAAAATTCTTGGGTATGAAAATGATGTTGGTAATGATCCTTCTTTTCTGTCTGTAGTTTGTACTGTATAG
- the LOC141655724 gene encoding uncharacterized protein At5g01610-like, producing the protein MEKALTKVGSLKVKSLWISKKAKEELFNITEDLNSFSSTIEDKAKWVINKFKGKSQKPLPELLRENNLPAGLFPQNIICYEYDESNSKLIVYMSSPVELSFKDSSIVRYSNRFKATLSRGKLMGVEGMKTKVIVWVKVTSIHVESYKSDKVWFNAGVKKARAKDAYEVVRDAIKVEEY; encoded by the exons atggaGAAAGCATTAACAAAAGTTGGAAGCTTGAAAGTTAAGAGCTTGTGGATCTCTaagaaggcaaaagaagaattaTTCAACATTACTGAAGATCTTAAT TCTTTTTCAAGTACAATTGAAGATAAAGCAAAATGGGTAATCAACAAATTCAAAGGCAAAAGTCAAAAACCATTGCCGGAGCTTCTCCGGGAGAACAACCTTCCGGCAGGACTCTTCCCACAAAACATCATATGCTACGAGTACGACGAATCAAACTCAAAGTTAATAGTGTACATGTCATCCCCGGTCGAGTTATCATTCAAGGACTCGAGCATTGTACGATACTCAAATCGATTTAAAGCAACATTGTCTAGAGGAAAACTAATGGGAGTAGAAGGTATGAAGACAAAAGTTATAGTTTGGGTAAAAGTCACAAGTATTCATGTGGAAAGTTACAAGTCAGATAAAGTATGGTTCAATGCTGGTGTTAAGAAAGCTAGAGCTAAAGATGCTTATGAAGTGGTACGTGATGCAATTAAAGTCGAAGAATATTAA
- the LOC141601226 gene encoding putative pentatricopeptide repeat-containing protein At3g23330, which yields MTNPLMNTILKNPALITSKSQAKQFHAQIIKHKGFNLFNLSSILLPIYSKLNLLHETLNIFTLYRDSSSPPLIAWKFMIRCYTSSGFHSESLSCFNQFRASGLCPDHNVLPSVIKSCTFLKSLNLGECVHAVVVKIGLDFDMYTGNALMNMYLKLESLREEVPCRKGNALQVFDEMPHRKINYDDVGFRPRNDFDEMGSYRVRRSSVQKIFETMPYKDLVSWNTVIAGNAQNGMFGEALGMLREMGNAGLKPDAFSLSGVLPMFAELVDVGKGKEIHGYAIRTRLDGHLFVGSGLIDMYGKCNRVGDAYKVFIRLPQCDIFSWNSIISGFVKNGHFNDGLRLFREMVMAKVKPGCVSFSSIIPACSHLTTLRLGKQLHGYIVRCGFEDNVLVASSLVDMYAKCGYIKIAKCIFSNMKVHDVVSWTAMIMGYAVNGHAHDAIFLFNQMENVGLKPNSIAFIAVLTACSHAGLVDEAYEYFNSMINDYRISPQLEHYSALADLLGRAGRLQEAYDFISKMPTPVGPVWFTLLAACRKHKDVEMAEKVAQEVFRMEPENVGAYVLMCNIYSAAKRWKEAAEVRISMKNKGIVKYPACSWIEVKNSLHMFVAGDKSHPSYILITMALEKLLEEMEKEGYVPDTSEVLHDVDEEYKKSLLHTHSERLAIAFGIISTPEGTPICVTKNIRVCTDCHTAMKLMSKIVRREIIVRDNSRFHHFKDGKCSCGDYW from the coding sequence ATGACAAATCCACTGATGAACACAATCCTGAAAAACCCAGCATTGATCACCTCAAAATCTCAAGCAAAACAATTTCATGCCCAAATCATCAAACACAAAGGATTCAACCTTTTTAATCTCTCATCAATCCTTCTTCCAATTTACTCTAAACTCAATCTTTTACATGAAACTCTCAACATTTTCACCCTTTATCGTGATTCTTCATCACCTCCTCTTATTGCTTGGAAATTTATGATTAGATGTTATACTTCTTCTGGGTTTCATTCTGAATCTTTATCTTGTTTTAATCAATTTAGGGCTTCTGGGTTGTGCCCAGATCATAATGTATTGCCTTCTGTTATTAAGTCTTGTACTTTTTTGAAAAGTTTGAATCTTGGTGAATGTGTTCATGCGGTTGTTGTTAAAATTGGGCTTGATTTTGATATGTATACCGGGAATGCGCTTATGAATATGTATTTGAAATTGGAGAGTTTGAGGGAGGAGGTTCCGTGTCGTAAGGGGAATGCCCTTCAAGTGTTCGACGAAATGCCTCATCGAAAAATAAATTATGATGATGTTGGTTTTCGGCCGAGGAACGATTTTGATGAAATGGGTAGTTATAGAGTGAGACGAAGTAGTGTTCAGAAAATATTTGAGACTATGCCGTATAAGGATCTTGTTTCATGGAACACTGTGATAGCTGGAAATGCGCAAAATGGGATGTTTGGAGAAGCTTTGGGAATGTTAAGGGAGATGGGAAATGCTGGCTTAAAACCGGATGCTTTTAGTCTTTCGGGTGTACTCCCTATGTTTGCGGAACTTGTTGATGTTGGTAAGGGGAAGGAAATACATGGGTATGCTATTAGGACTCGACTTGATGGTCACTTGTTTGTTGGAAGTGGATTGATTGATATGTATGGAAAATGTAACCGGGTAGGGGATGCGTATAAAGTCTTTATTCGGTTACCACAATGTGATATTTTCTCATGGAATTCGATCATATCAGGATTTGTGAAGAATGGTCATTTTAATGATGGCCTAAGGTTGTTCAGGGAAATGGTAATGGCTAAAGTGAAGCCTGGTTGTGTTTCATTTTCGAGCATCATTCCAGCTTGTTCTCATCTAACAACGTTACGATTGGGAAAACAGCTACATGGGTATATTGTTAGGTGTGGATTTGAGGACAATGTATTAGTTGCTAGTTCATTAGTCGACATGTATGCAAAATGTGGCTACATCAAAATTGCCAAGTGTATCTTTAGTAATATGAAAGTGCACGATGTTGTGTCATGGACGGCCATGATCATGGGCTATGCTGTTAATGGGCATGCTCATGATGCCATTTTTTTGTTCAATCAAATGGAAAATGTGGGACTGAAACCCAACTCCATTGCTTTTATAGCAGTTTTAACTGCTTGTAGTCATGCTGGTTTGGTAGACGAAGCTTATGAGTACTTCAATAGCATGATCAATGATTATAGAATATCTCCGCAATTAGAGCATTACTCAGCATTAGCAGACCTTCTTGGCCGAGCTGGAAGATTGCAGGAAGCTTATGACTTTATCAGTAAGATGCCTACTCCTGTAGGACCTGTCTGGTTTACATTGCTGGCTGCTTGTAGAAAACACAAAGATGTTGAAATGGCAGAAAAAGTTGCACAAGAAGTGTTTCGAATGGAGCCTGAGAATGTTGGAGCGTATGTTTTGATGTGTAACATATATTCAGCCGCAAAGAGATGGAAAGAAGCTGCTGAAGTGAGAATTAGCATGAAGAATAAAGGAATTGTCAAATATCCAGCTTGTTCCTGGATCGAAGTGAAGAACAGTTTACATATGTTTGTGGCCGGAGATAAATCTCATCCATCTTATATATTGATAACGATGGCTTTAGAAAAGCTTCTAGAAGAGATGGAGAAAGAGGGATACGTTCCTGACACAAGCGAGGTGCTGCATGATGTCGATGAGGAGTACAAGAAGAGTCTGCTCCATACCCACAGTGAAAGATTAGCTATAGCATTTGGGATTATAAGTACTCCAGAAGGAACACCTATTTGTGTGACCAAGAATATACGTGTTTGTACCGATTGCCATACTGCTATGAAGTTAATGTCAAAGATTGTTCGCAGGGAAATCATAGTGAGGGATAATAGCCGGTTCCATCATTTCAAAGACGGGAAATGTTCTTGTGGAGATTATTGGTAG